The following nucleotide sequence is from Thermotoga sp..
GATGTAAACGTGAAGGGCCCGTTTCTTCTCTCCAGGTACGCGGTCGAACAGATGAAAAAACAAGGTGGTGGAGTTATTGTAAACGTTTCGTCTGAAGCTGGACTGGTGGGAATCCAAAGAAGATGTGTTTACAGCGTCTCCAAGGCAGCACTTCTGGGCCTTACAAGGTCTCTTGCTGTGGACTACGTGGACTATGGAATCAGAGTTAACGCGGTATGCCCGGGTACCACGCAATCTGAAGGATTGATGACGAGAGTGAACGCATCACCGAATCCGGAGGAACTTCTAAAGAAGATGACTTCCAGGATTCCCATGAAAAGGCTCGGAAAAGAAGAGGAAATCGCTTTTGCCATTCTCTTTGCTGCGTGCGATGAGGCGGGCTTTA
It contains:
- a CDS encoding glucose 1-dehydrogenase, with protein sequence MNFQGKVVLITGAGSGIGKKAAVMFAEKGAKVAVNDISEEKGNGTVELIKSKGGEAIFVFGDVAKDAEQIVKRTVETFGRLDILVNNAGIVPYGNIEETSEEDFDRTIDVNVKGPFLLSRYAVEQMKKQGGGVIVNVSSEAGLVGIQRRCVYSVSKAALLGLTRSLAVDYVDYGIRVNAVCPGTTQSEGLMTRVNASPNPEELLKKMTSRIPMKRLGKEEEIAFAILFAACDEAGFMTGSIISIDGGSTAI